The following are encoded in a window of Streptomyces sp. Go-475 genomic DNA:
- the dut gene encoding dUTP diphosphatase, which yields MTPTSPASRQPVDVLIRRVDPDVPLPSYAHPGDAGADLRTTEACELAPGERAVLPTGVSVALPEGYAAFVHPRSGLAARCGVALVNAPGTVDAGYRGEIKVIVVNLDPRKAVRFERFDRIAQLVVQQVERVRFQEVAELPDSARAEGGFGSTGGHAVVDGTSGTSGQAAIGGRTGGNRYASVVSDREGQ from the coding sequence ATGACTCCCACGAGCCCCGCGAGCCGTCAGCCGGTGGACGTGCTGATCCGGCGCGTCGATCCGGACGTACCCCTGCCGTCGTACGCGCACCCCGGGGACGCGGGTGCCGATCTGCGCACCACCGAGGCGTGCGAACTGGCGCCGGGCGAGCGGGCCGTGCTGCCCACGGGAGTGTCTGTGGCACTGCCGGAGGGGTACGCGGCCTTCGTGCACCCGCGATCCGGCCTGGCCGCCCGCTGCGGCGTCGCCCTGGTGAATGCCCCGGGGACGGTTGATGCCGGGTACCGTGGGGAGATCAAGGTGATCGTGGTGAATCTCGACCCGCGCAAGGCCGTGCGGTTCGAGCGCTTCGACCGGATTGCCCAACTGGTCGTCCAGCAGGTCGAGAGGGTCCGCTTCCAGGAGGTGGCGGAGCTTCCCGACTCCGCGCGGGCCGAGGGGGGCTTCGGGTCCACCGGAGGCCATGCCGTGGTGGACGGGACGAGCGGCACAAGCGGTCAGGCCGCCATCGGCGGTCGGACGGGTGGGAATCGATACGCTTCGGTCGTATCCGACCGGGAAGGACAGTGA
- a CDS encoding alginate lyase family protein, with product MRRTALLAASAALLAGVLARPADAAPSAPATFVHPGVTVSKSQLDFTRSQVNAGAQPWKGAFDRMTASKYADLSRTPRPRAVVECGSYSNPNHGCTDEREDAIAAYTHALAWYVTRDERHARKAIELMDAWSAVIRDHTNSNAPLQTGWAGSSWPRAAEIIKYTYTGTWANSGRFATMLRTVYLPEIINGSHSNGNWELSMMEAAVGISVFLEDKASYDKAMAKFRTRTAAYVYLESDGPLPKTVPGQHLDTRDKIVTYWQGQSTFVNGLSQETCRDFTHTGYGLSAISHVAETSRIQGQDLYGTDVGERLRHGLGLHAKYELGTAAPSWLCGGSLKLGLGPIPEVGHNALANRLGHAMTHTETLTTRGRPAGSNHLFVAWETLTHGDNPA from the coding sequence ATGCGCAGAACCGCTCTCCTCGCGGCCTCGGCCGCCCTCCTCGCCGGTGTCCTCGCCCGCCCGGCGGACGCCGCTCCCAGCGCCCCCGCCACCTTCGTCCACCCCGGAGTCACCGTCTCCAAGAGCCAGTTGGACTTCACCCGTTCCCAGGTCAACGCCGGCGCCCAGCCCTGGAAGGGTGCCTTCGACCGGATGACGGCGAGCAAGTACGCCGACCTGAGCCGCACGCCCAGGCCCCGGGCGGTCGTCGAATGCGGCTCGTACTCCAACCCCAACCACGGCTGCACCGACGAACGCGAGGACGCGATCGCGGCCTACACCCACGCCCTCGCCTGGTACGTCACGCGCGACGAACGGCACGCGCGCAAGGCGATCGAGCTGATGGACGCCTGGTCCGCCGTGATCCGGGACCACACCAACAGCAACGCGCCCCTGCAGACCGGCTGGGCCGGCTCCTCCTGGCCCAGGGCCGCCGAGATCATCAAGTACACGTACACCGGGACCTGGGCGAACTCCGGCCGCTTCGCCACCATGCTCCGCACCGTCTACCTGCCCGAGATCATCAACGGCTCCCACTCCAACGGCAACTGGGAGCTGTCGATGATGGAGGCCGCCGTCGGCATCTCCGTCTTCCTGGAGGACAAGGCTTCGTACGACAAGGCCATGGCGAAGTTCCGCACCCGGACCGCCGCCTACGTCTACCTGGAGTCGGACGGCCCGCTGCCGAAGACCGTCCCCGGCCAGCACCTCGACACCCGGGACAAGATCGTCACGTACTGGCAGGGGCAGTCGACCTTCGTCAACGGGCTCAGCCAGGAGACCTGCCGCGACTTCACGCACACCGGCTACGGCCTCTCGGCCATCTCGCACGTCGCCGAGACCAGCCGGATCCAGGGCCAGGACCTCTACGGCACCGACGTCGGGGAGCGGCTGCGGCACGGCCTCGGCCTCCACGCCAAGTACGAGCTGGGCACCGCGGCCCCGAGCTGGCTGTGCGGCGGCTCCCTCAAGCTCGGGCTCGGCCCGATACCCGAGGTGGGCCACAACGCCCTCGCCAACCGCCTCGGACACGCCATGACCCACACCGAGACGCTGACGACGCGCGGCCGCCCCGCCGGCTCCAACCACCTCTTCGTCGCCTGGGAGACCCTCACCCACGGCGACAACCCCGCGTGA
- a CDS encoding sensor histidine kinase KdpD, which produces MGRGKLRIYLGAAPGVGKTYAMLSEAHRRVERGTDCVVAFVEHHGRPRTEVMLRGLEQVPRREIDHRGGTFTEMDLDAVLARRPQVALVDELAHTNVPGSRNAKRWQDVEELLAAGVDVISTVNIQHLESLGDIVESITGVRQQETVPDEVVRRADQIELVDMSPEALRRRMAHGNIYRPDKVDAALSNYFRPGNLTALRELALLWVADRVDAYLTRYRSDHRVSAIWGSRERIVVGLTGGPEGRTLIRRAARLAEKGAGGEVLAVYIARSDGLTSASPKELAMQRTLVEDLGGTFHHVVGDDIPAALLAFARGVNATQIVLGSSRRKTWQYVFGPGVGATVARESGPDLDVHIVTHGEVAKGRGLPVARGARLGRSRRVWGWIAGVAGPPALAALLSAVDLGLANDMLLFLALTVAAALLGGLLPALASAAVGSLLLNYFYTPPLHRWTIADPKNIVAIVIFVAVGAAVASVVDLAARRTHQAARLRAESEILSFLAGNVLRGETGLEELLERVRETFGMESAALLERAGDVEPWTCAGRVGQGRPVERPDQADVDVPVGDHMALALTGRVLPAEDRRVLAAFAAQAAVVLDRRRLREEADRARALAEGNRIRTALLAAVSHDLRTPLAGIKAAVSSLRSEDVEWSEEDRAELLEGIEEGADRLDHLVGNLLDMSRLQTGTVTPLIREIDLDEVAPMALGGVPEGNVVLDVPETLPMVDVDPGLLERAMANLVENAVKYSPPDASVLVAASALGDRVEVRVVDRGPGVPDEAKDRIFEPFQRHGDAPRGAGVGLGLAVARGFAEAMGGTLNAEDTPGGGLTMVLTLRAAGTRPEPRLPAEEPLAEPERQAS; this is translated from the coding sequence ATGGGACGCGGCAAGCTTCGGATCTACCTCGGTGCGGCACCGGGCGTCGGCAAGACGTACGCGATGCTGTCCGAGGCGCACCGTCGCGTCGAGCGGGGCACGGACTGCGTGGTGGCCTTCGTCGAGCACCACGGCCGGCCCCGCACCGAGGTGATGCTGCGCGGACTGGAGCAGGTGCCGCGCCGGGAGATCGACCACCGGGGCGGCACGTTCACCGAGATGGACCTGGACGCCGTCCTCGCCCGCCGCCCCCAGGTCGCCCTGGTGGACGAACTCGCCCACACGAACGTCCCGGGCTCCCGCAACGCCAAGCGCTGGCAGGACGTGGAGGAACTGCTCGCGGCCGGTGTCGACGTGATCTCCACCGTCAACATCCAGCACCTGGAGTCCCTCGGCGACATCGTCGAGTCGATCACCGGCGTACGGCAGCAGGAGACCGTGCCGGACGAGGTGGTGCGGCGGGCCGACCAGATCGAGCTGGTCGACATGTCGCCCGAGGCGCTGCGGCGGCGGATGGCGCACGGCAACATCTACCGGCCCGACAAGGTCGACGCCGCGCTGTCGAACTACTTCCGACCCGGCAACCTGACCGCGCTGCGCGAGCTGGCGCTGCTGTGGGTGGCCGACCGGGTCGACGCCTACCTCACGCGCTACCGCAGCGACCACCGGGTGTCGGCGATCTGGGGCTCGCGCGAGCGGATCGTGGTCGGGCTGACCGGCGGCCCCGAGGGGCGCACGCTCATCCGCCGGGCCGCGCGGCTGGCCGAGAAGGGCGCCGGCGGCGAGGTGCTGGCCGTCTACATAGCCCGCAGCGACGGGCTGACCTCGGCCTCGCCCAAGGAACTGGCGATGCAGCGAACCCTGGTCGAGGACCTTGGCGGAACGTTCCACCACGTCGTCGGCGACGACATACCGGCCGCGCTGCTCGCCTTCGCCCGGGGCGTGAACGCCACCCAGATCGTGCTGGGCTCCTCGCGCCGCAAGACCTGGCAGTACGTCTTCGGGCCCGGCGTCGGCGCGACGGTCGCCCGGGAGTCCGGGCCCGACCTCGACGTGCACATCGTCACCCACGGCGAGGTCGCCAAGGGCCGCGGGCTGCCGGTGGCCCGGGGCGCGCGCCTCGGACGCTCCCGGCGGGTGTGGGGGTGGATCGCCGGTGTCGCCGGTCCGCCCGCCCTGGCGGCGCTGCTGAGCGCCGTCGACCTCGGCCTCGCCAACGACATGCTGCTGTTCCTGGCGCTGACGGTGGCGGCGGCCCTGCTCGGCGGGCTGCTGCCCGCCCTGGCCTCGGCCGCGGTCGGCTCCCTGCTGCTGAACTACTTCTACACACCGCCCCTGCACCGGTGGACCATCGCCGACCCCAAGAACATCGTCGCCATCGTGATCTTCGTGGCCGTCGGCGCGGCGGTGGCCTCCGTCGTCGACCTCGCCGCCCGCCGCACCCACCAGGCGGCCCGGCTGCGGGCCGAGTCGGAGATCCTGTCGTTCCTCGCGGGCAACGTGCTGCGCGGCGAGACCGGCCTGGAGGAGCTGCTGGAACGGGTCCGGGAGACCTTCGGCATGGAGTCGGCGGCCCTGCTGGAACGGGCCGGCGACGTCGAGCCGTGGACCTGCGCCGGCCGGGTGGGTCAGGGGCGCCCCGTGGAGCGGCCCGACCAGGCGGACGTCGACGTGCCGGTCGGCGACCACATGGCGCTCGCGCTGACCGGGCGCGTCCTGCCCGCCGAGGACCGCCGCGTGCTGGCCGCCTTCGCCGCCCAGGCCGCCGTCGTCCTGGACCGCCGCCGGCTCCGGGAGGAGGCCGACCGGGCCCGCGCGCTCGCCGAGGGCAACCGCATCCGCACGGCGCTGCTGGCCGCCGTCAGCCACGACCTGCGCACCCCGCTCGCCGGGATCAAGGCGGCGGTGTCCTCCCTGCGCTCCGAGGACGTCGAGTGGTCCGAGGAGGACCGGGCGGAACTGCTGGAGGGCATCGAGGAGGGTGCCGACCGGCTCGACCACCTCGTCGGCAACCTGCTCGACATGTCCCGCCTCCAGACCGGCACGGTCACCCCGCTGATCCGCGAGATCGACCTCGACGAGGTGGCGCCGATGGCGCTCGGCGGCGTACCCGAGGGCAACGTCGTCCTGGACGTGCCGGAGACCCTGCCCATGGTCGACGTCGATCCCGGGCTGCTGGAGCGGGCGATGGCCAACCTCGTCGAGAACGCCGTCAAGTACAGTCCGCCCGACGCGTCCGTGCTGGTCGCGGCCAGCGCGCTCGGCGACCGGGTCGAGGTGCGGGTGGTCGACCGGGGGCCGGGCGTCCCCGACGAGGCCAAGGACCGCATATTCGAACCCTTCCAGCGCCACGGTGACGCCCCGCGCGGCGCCGGGGTGGGCCTCGGGCTCGCGGTGGCGCGCGGCTTCGCCGAGGCCATGGGCGGCACCCTGAACGCCGAGGACACGCCCGGCGGCGGGCTCACCATGGTCCTCACGCTCCGCGCGGCGGGAACGCGCCCGGAGCCTCGGCTCCCCGCGGAAGAA
- a CDS encoding DUF3710 domain-containing protein: MFGRRKKRDAAEDAAGEAEQVVDGVDSEAGDEGERLRLEPAPRPDGPWDSSEVRDPAEGRVDLGGLFVPGVDGMELRVEVAGDAIVAATVVLRDSAIQLQGFAAPKREGIWGEVREEIATGITQQGGIVDEVEGPLGWELRAQVPVQLPDGTGGFQVVRFVGVDGPRWFLRGVISGQGAVQPQAAGLLEQIFRDTVVVRGEGPMAPRDPIVLKLPNDAQMVPEGVQQEEGSRFAGGMGQLQRGPEITEVR, from the coding sequence GTGTTCGGACGTCGCAAGAAGAGGGATGCCGCCGAGGACGCGGCCGGCGAGGCCGAGCAGGTCGTCGACGGTGTCGACAGTGAGGCGGGCGACGAGGGCGAGCGCCTGAGGCTCGAGCCGGCGCCGCGCCCCGACGGGCCGTGGGACAGCTCCGAGGTCCGTGACCCCGCCGAGGGCCGGGTGGACCTGGGAGGCCTGTTCGTGCCGGGCGTCGACGGCATGGAGCTGCGGGTCGAGGTCGCGGGTGACGCGATCGTGGCGGCGACGGTCGTGCTGCGGGACAGCGCCATCCAGCTGCAGGGCTTCGCCGCGCCCAAGCGTGAGGGCATCTGGGGCGAGGTGCGCGAGGAGATCGCGACCGGCATCACCCAGCAGGGCGGCATCGTCGACGAGGTCGAGGGGCCGCTGGGCTGGGAGCTGCGGGCCCAGGTGCCGGTGCAGCTGCCGGACGGCACCGGCGGCTTCCAGGTCGTGCGGTTCGTCGGTGTGGACGGCCCCCGCTGGTTCCTGCGCGGGGTCATCTCGGGCCAGGGCGCGGTGCAGCCGCAGGCCGCCGGGCTGCTGGAGCAGATCTTCCGGGACACGGTCGTGGTCCGCGGCGAGGGCCCGATGGCGCCCCGCGACCCGATCGTCCTGAAGCTGCCGAACGACGCCCAGATGGTCCCCGAGGGCGTCCAGCAGGAGGAGGGCTCCCGTTTCGCGGGCGGAATGGGCCAGCTCCAGCGCGGACCGGAGATCACCGAGGTCCGCTGA